Within Paenibacillus albicereus, the genomic segment AACATTCCGCCGGCCGAGCCTGCCGCCGCGCCGGGCGAAGTCGTCGACCGCGACTATGCCGCTCCGGCCGACCTCCGCTCGGTCGTCCGCGACGTCGTGCGCAAGGCCGGCGGCAAGGTCGATCTCGCCGAAGCGAAGATCGTCATCTCCGGAGGACGCGGCGTGAAGAGCGCGGACGGCTTCAAGCCGCTCGAGGAGCTCGCCGACGTGCTCGGCGCCGCCGTCGGCGCTTCCCGCGGCGCTTGCGACGCCGGCTACTGCGACTACGCGCTGCAGATCGGCCAGACCGGCAAGGTCGTGACGCCCGAGGTGTACATCGCCTGCGGCATCAGCGGCGCGATCCAGCATCTGGCCGGCATGAGCCAGTCGCGCGTCATCATCGCGATCAACAAGGACCCCGAGGCCCCGATCTTCAAGGTGGCCGATTACGGCATCGTCGGCGACCTGTTCGACGTCGTGCCGCTGCTGACGGAGGAATTCCGCAAGGTGCTGGCCTGATGGAAGCCGAGCCGCAGCGGCAAGCCGGCGCCGGCTCTCCGTCCGGACCGGGCTCGAACGCAGGTGCGTCCGGTCCGTTCCGGGCCGACCTGCTGGCGGACAAGACGATCCTCGTCACCGGCGGCGCGACGGGTCTCGGGCGGGCGATGGCCGAGGGCTTCGGCCAGCTCGGGGCGCGCGTGGCGCTTGCCGGACGGCGGGAGGAGAAGCTGCGCGAAGCCGAGGCCGCCCTCTCCGCCGCCGGCTGCGAAGTGTTCGTCCATGCGTGCGACGTCCGCGATCCCGAGGCGGTAGCCAAGCTCGCGGACGCACTGGAGACCCGCTTCGGCGGCATCGACGTGCTCGTCAACAACGCCGCGGGCAACTTCATCAGTCCGACCGAGCGGCTCTCGCATCGCGCCGTCGACGCCGTGCTGAACATCGTGCTGCACGGCACGTTCTACGCGACGCTGGAGTTCGGCAAGCGCTGGATCGCCGCCGGCCGCCCCGCCACGGTGCTGAACATCGTGACGACGTATGCCGAGACCGGCTCCGCCTACGTC encodes:
- a CDS encoding electron transfer flavoprotein subunit alpha/FixB family protein; this encodes MSQPVLVIAEVRGGKLRQVSLEALQAARIACGEAAGVQAVVIGSGITALAAELAGYVGGKVHAVDHPDLASYNAPAYLQAVKGLLEELQPARVYLGHTAEGRDLAPQIAALLGAGQISDVVSIGEGELYKRPVYAGKAFEEKRFLSDSGVVTVRPNNIPPAEPAAAPGEVVDRDYAAPADLRSVVRDVVRKAGGKVDLAEAKIVISGGRGVKSADGFKPLEELADVLGAAVGASRGACDAGYCDYALQIGQTGKVVTPEVYIACGISGAIQHLAGMSQSRVIIAINKDPEAPIFKVADYGIVGDLFDVVPLLTEEFRKVLA
- a CDS encoding SDR family oxidoreductase; this translates as MADKTILVTGGATGLGRAMAEGFGQLGARVALAGRREEKLREAEAALSAAGCEVFVHACDVRDPEAVAKLADALETRFGGIDVLVNNAAGNFISPTERLSHRAVDAVLNIVLHGTFYATLEFGKRWIAAGRPATVLNIVTTYAETGSAYVVPSAAAKAGVLAMTRSLAVEWARYGIRHVAIAPGPFPTEGAWSRLLPTPELAQGMIDRIPLQRVGSKEELADLAAYLVSDYAAYLNGECVTIDGGEWLQGAGQFNGLLEVTGPQWDQLAELSRKGGK